A region from the Brassica napus cultivar Da-Ae chromosome C8, Da-Ae, whole genome shotgun sequence genome encodes:
- the LOC106435978 gene encoding expansin-A7: protein MGPVSSSWSFNKFFAIVFVVFAISGEFVAGYYKPSPWRYAHATFYGDETGSETMGGACGYGNLFSSGYGLATAALSTTLFKDGYGCGQCFQIMCVKSKHCYYGNPSTVVTATNLCPPNWYQDSNNGGWCNPPRTHFDMAKPAFMKLANWKAGIIPVAYRRVACKRSGGMRFQFQGNAYWLLIFVMNVGGAGDIKSMAVKGSRTNWISMSHNWGASYQAFSSLYGQSLSFRVTSYTTGETVYAWNVAPSNWNAGMTYKSSANFR, encoded by the exons atgGGTCCAGTCTCAAGTTCTTGGAGCTTCAACAAATTCTTTGCTATAGTTTTCGTCGTCTTCGCTATCTCTGGTGAGTTTGTCGCCGGATATTACAAGCCCAGCCCGTGGAGATACGCTCATGCCACTTTCTACGGCGACGAAACCGGTAGTGAAACCATGG GTGGTGCATGTGGGTATGGAAACCTGTTTAGCAGCGGATACGGCTTGGCCACAGCGGCGCTAAGCACGACGTTGTTCAAAGACGGTTACGGATGCGGCCAATGTTTCCAAATAATGTGTGTGAAGTCGAAACATTGTTACTATGGAAACCCATCGACGGTGGTCACAGCCACAAACCTTTGCCCTCCTAATTGGTACCAAGACTCCAATAATGGTGGTTGGTGTAACCCTCCTAGAACCCATTTCGATATGGCTAAACCGGCTTTCATGAAACTCGCTAACTGGAAGGCCGGTATCATCCCTGTTGCATACCGCAG AGTCGCATGCAAAAGGAGTGGAGGTATGAGGTTTCAGTTCCAAGGCAATGCTTATTGGCTTCTCATCTTCGTCATGAATGTTGGCGGTGCCGGAGACATAAAGAGCATGGCCGTGAAAGGTAGTCGGACTAATTGGATAAGCATGAGCCACAACTGGGGGGCTTCTTACCAAGCCTTTTCCTCTCTCTATGGTCAGTCCCTCTCTTTCCGGGTCACTTCTTACACAACCGGTGAAACCGTCTATGCTTGGAACGTTGCTCCGTCTAACTGGAATGCTGGTATGACTTACAAGAGTAGCGCCAATTTCCGCTGA
- the LOC106435985 gene encoding copper chaperone for superoxide dismutase, chloroplastic/cytosolic, which produces MASILRSVATTTAAVAAASAIPIAIAFSSSPSSSSTRSQSTNLSFPHRSSPRRLGLSRSFASSPMTTVPVSDRNLRQEDRVMPQLLTEFMVDMKCEGCVNAVKNKLETVEGIEKVEVDLANQVVRILGSSPVKAMTQALEQTGRKARLIGQGVPQDFLVSAAVAEFKGPDIFGVVRFAQVSMELARIEANFTGLSPGKHSWCINEYGDLTNGAASTGNLYNPLQDHTHTEPLGDLGTLEADQSGEAFYTGKKEKLKVVDLIGRAVVVYETEDKKSGPGLTAAVIARSAGVGENYKKLCTCDGTVIWEATDSDFVTSN; this is translated from the exons atggctTCAATTCTGCGGTCAGTGGCAACTACTACAGCCGCCGTTGCCGCCGCGTCTGCGATTCCAATCGCGATcgccttctcctcttctccttcttcctcctctaCCAGATCTCAATCTACCAATCTCTCCTTCCCCCACCGATCGTCTCCACGTCGCTTGGGTCTTTCACGAAGCTTCGCTAGCTCTCCGATGACGACCGTCCCCGTTTCCGATCGTAATCTCCGTCAG GAGGATCGAGTCATGCCTCAGCTCCTT ACTGAGTTCATGGTGGATATGAAGTGTGAGGGTTGTGTTAACGCCGTGAAGAACAAGTTAGAAACCGTTGAAG GGATTGAGAAAGTGGAGGTGGATTTGGCTAACCAAGTTGTGAGGATACTTGGATCTTCCCCTGTTAAGGCTATGACTCAAGCTTTGGAGCAAACCGGTCGTAAAGCTCGTTTGATTGGCCAAGGTGTTCCTCAAG ACTTCTTGGTCTCGGCTGCAGTGGCGGAGTTCAAAGGACCAGACATCTTTGGAGTTGTAAGATTTGCTCAGGTCAGTATGGAGCTCGCGAGGATCGAAGCCAACTTTACTGGCTTGTCCCCCGGGAAACACAGTTGGTGTATCAACGAGTATGGTGATCTCACAAACGGAGCAGCTAGCACTGGGAACTTGTACAACCCACTTCAAGATCATACCCACACAGAG CCATTGGGCGACCTGGGAACACTAGAGGCAGACCAAAGCGGAGAGGCGTTTTACACGGGGAAGAAAGAGAAGCTCAAGGTTGTGGATCTAATTGGGCGAGCCGTGGTGGTTTACGAGACAGAGGATAAGAAGTCTGGTCCGGGATTGACAGCTGCAGTGATTGCTAGAAGCGCAGGAGTTGGAGAAAACTACAAGAAGCTTTGTACTTGTGATGGTACTGTCATTTGGGAAGCTACAGACAGCGATTTCGTTACCAGTAATTAA
- the LOC106435979 gene encoding expansin-A7-like, with protein sequence MGGACGYGNLFNSGYGLDTAALSTTLFKDGYGCGQCFQIMCVQSQYCYYGNPSTVVTATNLCPPNWYQDSNNGGWCKPFDMAKPAFMKLANWKAGIIPVAYRSFQGNAYWLLIFVMNVGGAGDIKSMDVKGSRTNWICMIHNWGGSYQAFSSLYGQSLSFRVTSYTTGQKVYAWNVAPSNWNAGMTYQSYTNFR encoded by the exons ATGG GTGGTGCATGTGGGTACGGAAACCTGTTTAACAGCGGCTATGGCTTGGACACAGCAGCCCTAAGCACGACGCTGTTCAAAGACGGTTATGGATGCGGCCAATGTTTCCAGATAATGTGTGTGCAGTCGCAATATTGTTACTATGGAAACCCATCTACGGTGGTCACAGCCACCAACCTTTGCCCTCCTAATTGGTACCAAGACTCCAACAATGGTGGTTGGTGCAAACCTTTTGATATGGCTAAACCGGCTTTCATGAAACTCGCTAACTGGAAGGCCGGTATCATCCCTGTTGCATACCGCAG TTTCCAAGGCAATGCTTATTGGCTTCTCATCTTCGTCATGAATGTGGGCGGCGCCGGAGACATAAAGAGCATGGACGTCAAAGGTAGCCGGACGAATTGGATATGCATGATCCACAACTGGGGGGGCTCTTACCAAGCCTTTTCCTCTCTCTATGGTCAGTCTCTCTCTTTCCGGGTCACTTCTTACACCACCGGTCAAAAAGTCTACGCTTGGAACGTCGCTCCGTCTAACTGGAACGCCGGTATGACTTACCAGAGTTACACCAATTTCCGCTGA